In a genomic window of Planctomycetota bacterium:
- a CDS encoding glucose-6-phosphate isomerase has protein sequence MIELDFNNILYNVLGPSHSIGEPELYNAIKDNARICQEIQDERKEHKHAFLDLPYQDVAGILSFARANAKKYENIVVLGIGGSALGARTLFEALKPPFYNLMSAKQRQGFPWLFILDNIDSAETKALFQVINPKKTLFNVVSKSGETTETIASLLVTLGILKKAVGRSYRKNLVITTDKGKGFLRRLTDQEGITSFNTPDDVQGRYAVLSSVGLLPAALIGIDIKKILKGAASVDNMVKTSGPQINPAYISALVNFIYDREKSKNILVMMPYSAQLKAFAEWFRQIYPESLAKRYDRDNKEVYTGPTVMNALGATDQHSQIQLYNEGPNNKLIVFVEVETTKDKLIMPKLDDESSSFLAGRSLHELMMIEKKATAYALVQSRRPNYTIRLKEISEESIGALLYFCQLVTAYAGKLYKVNPYNQPGVEAGKRATFGLMGKKGYEKEVADVINTVTKDKRWIMRM, from the coding sequence ATGATAGAACTGGATTTCAATAATATACTCTATAATGTTTTAGGTCCGTCGCACAGTATCGGCGAGCCGGAACTGTATAACGCCATCAAGGATAATGCCCGTATCTGCCAGGAAATCCAGGATGAACGCAAAGAGCATAAGCACGCGTTCTTGGATTTGCCGTATCAGGATGTCGCTGGAATACTCTCCTTTGCCCGCGCCAATGCCAAGAAATACGAGAATATCGTGGTTCTGGGCATCGGAGGTTCGGCATTAGGCGCCCGGACATTGTTTGAGGCGTTAAAGCCGCCGTTCTATAACCTGATGAGCGCCAAACAGCGTCAGGGGTTCCCATGGCTGTTTATTCTTGATAATATTGATTCGGCCGAGACCAAGGCGTTGTTTCAGGTCATCAATCCCAAGAAGACGCTTTTTAATGTGGTTAGCAAATCAGGCGAGACCACCGAGACCATTGCCTCCCTGCTGGTTACTTTAGGGATATTAAAGAAGGCAGTGGGTAGGAGTTATCGCAAAAATCTGGTGATTACCACTGACAAGGGCAAGGGATTCCTGCGTCGGCTGACTGACCAAGAAGGCATAACATCATTTAATACGCCGGATGATGTCCAGGGACGTTATGCAGTCTTGAGCTCGGTGGGATTACTGCCGGCCGCCCTTATCGGCATTGATATAAAGAAAATATTAAAGGGCGCCGCGTCTGTGGACAATATGGTCAAGACATCCGGCCCGCAAATCAATCCGGCCTACATCTCGGCTCTGGTGAATTTTATCTATGACCGCGAGAAGAGCAAGAATATCCTTGTTATGATGCCGTATTCGGCACAGCTCAAGGCGTTTGCCGAGTGGTTCAGGCAAATCTATCCGGAGAGCTTGGCTAAGCGCTATGACCGGGATAATAAAGAGGTCTATACCGGCCCGACCGTGATGAATGCCCTGGGCGCGACTGACCAGCATTCCCAGATTCAGTTATACAACGAAGGCCCGAATAATAAGTTGATTGTGTTCGTGGAAGTGGAGACAACCAAGGATAAACTCATTATGCCAAAACTGGATGATGAGAGCAGCTCGTTCCTGGCCGGCCGGTCCTTGCATGAATTGATGATGATTGAAAAGAAAGCCACTGCTTATGCCTTGGTCCAGTCCCGGCGCCCGAATTACACCATCCGGCTTAAGGAAATCTCCGAGGAGAGCATCGGCGCATTATTATATTTCTGCCAATTGGTTACGGCCTATGCCGGCAAGCTCTATAAGGTTAATCCGTATAATCAGCCGGGAGTGGAAGCCGGCAAGCGCGCTACCTTCGGTTTGATGGGCAAAAAAGGATATGAAAAAGAGGTGGCGGATGTTATCAACACGGTAACCAAAGATAAACGCTGGATAATGAGAATGTAA
- a CDS encoding acetyl-CoA C-acetyltransferase produces the protein MKKVVITHAKRTPIGKFLGAFANTTAVDLGVTAVKGVLAESKLDPKLVEEVIIGNARQAGNKPNPGRQVSFFSGIPQETPAYTVNKACGSGLKAIILAYQSIMLGDTEIIVAGGTENMSRVPFMLEKARDGYRLGNSKLIDGMYHDGLLCPLSNLIMGQTAENLVDKYKISREEQDQFALNSQHKCEQARKANKFKEELVPVMIKEKGKMVEFYTDENARDGVKIESLAKLEPVFKKGGTVHPGNACGIADSAAAVLVMSEDKAKELGYKPMAYITGYATAGVDPAYMGIAPVPAIRKLEQKTGQKLADFDLIELNEAFAAQVIADDRELHLDMSRVNVNGGSIALGHPIGSTGCRIVVTLLHEMQKRNAQKGLASLCMSGGMGMAVSFTR, from the coding sequence ATGAAAAAAGTAGTTATTACCCACGCCAAGCGCACACCCATCGGTAAATTCCTGGGCGCATTTGCCAATACTACAGCCGTTGATTTGGGCGTTACGGCCGTAAAAGGGGTGCTGGCCGAATCCAAACTTGACCCGAAACTGGTTGAGGAAGTAATCATCGGCAATGCCCGCCAGGCCGGGAATAAACCCAATCCGGGCCGGCAGGTGAGTTTCTTCTCCGGTATCCCGCAGGAGACACCGGCCTATACGGTCAATAAGGCCTGCGGCTCGGGCTTGAAGGCAATCATCCTGGCTTATCAGTCAATAATGCTGGGCGACACCGAGATTATCGTGGCCGGCGGCACGGAGAATATGTCCCGGGTGCCATTTATGCTGGAAAAGGCCCGGGATGGTTATCGGCTGGGAAATTCCAAACTCATAGACGGCATGTATCACGACGGACTGCTCTGTCCGCTCTCTAACCTGATTATGGGCCAGACGGCTGAGAATCTGGTTGACAAATATAAAATCTCACGCGAGGAACAGGACCAATTCGCGCTCAACAGCCAGCACAAGTGCGAACAGGCCCGCAAGGCGAATAAGTTCAAGGAAGAGCTCGTGCCGGTAATGATAAAAGAAAAAGGTAAGATGGTTGAATTCTATACCGATGAGAATGCCCGGGACGGCGTAAAAATAGAATCGCTGGCAAAATTAGAGCCGGTATTTAAAAAGGGCGGCACGGTGCATCCCGGTAATGCCTGCGGTATTGCGGACAGCGCGGCCGCGGTATTGGTCATGTCCGAAGACAAGGCCAAGGAATTGGGCTATAAGCCGATGGCGTATATTACCGGTTATGCCACAGCCGGGGTTGACCCGGCATATATGGGCATTGCTCCGGTGCCGGCTATTCGCAAGCTGGAGCAGAAGACCGGGCAGAAACTGGCTGACTTTGATTTGATAGAGCTCAACGAGGCATTTGCCGCACAGGTGATTGCCGATGACCGGGAACTGCATCTGGATATGAGCCGGGTCAATGTCAATGGCGGGTCTATTGCATTGGGGCATCCGATTGGCTCAACCGGTTGCCGGATTGTGGTCACGCTCCTGCACGAGATGCAGAAGCGCAACGCCCAAAAAGGCCTGGCCTCGCTCTGTATGTCCGGTGGAATGGGCATGGCTGTGAGTTTCACACGGTGA
- a CDS encoding Bro-N domain-containing protein gives MNKELPITKIVVFRGKDIRKTIYNNEWWFSIVDIIEVLTGSDRPRKYWNDLKKNLLTEGYFELSEKIGQLKLQSSDGKYYQTDCANTETMFRIIQSIPSPKAEPFKRWLARVGYERVKEIEDPEIATKRTRALYKAKGYSDAWIEKRMRGIAIREELTDEWQKRGVKEEKEYAILTAEISKAAFGLTPSQYKIVKGLKRENLRDHMNDLELIFSMLGEASTTEIARSKNHQGFGENKYAARQGGAVAGKARKDLERKSGKKVVSRQNYLHQPQNRKLLDTGNE, from the coding sequence ATGAATAAAGAGTTACCTATTACTAAAATAGTCGTTTTTAGAGGTAAGGACATCAGGAAAACAATTTATAATAATGAATGGTGGTTTTCAATAGTTGATATTATTGAGGTATTAACTGGCAGTGACAGGCCCAGAAAATACTGGAATGACCTCAAGAAAAATCTTCTAACAGAGGGCTATTTTGAGTTGTCCGAGAAAATCGGACAACTCAAATTGCAGTCGTCAGACGGAAAATATTATCAAACCGATTGCGCCAATACCGAAACGATGTTTCGTATTATCCAGTCTATTCCTTCACCTAAGGCGGAACCATTCAAACGTTGGCTGGCGCGGGTGGGTTATGAGCGGGTTAAGGAAATAGAAGACCCTGAGATTGCCACCAAGCGAACCCGGGCTTTGTATAAAGCCAAGGGTTACAGCGATGCCTGGATAGAAAAAAGAATGCGCGGTATTGCTATCCGCGAAGAATTAACCGATGAGTGGCAGAAACGGGGCGTTAAAGAAGAAAAAGAATATGCGATTTTGACCGCTGAAATATCTAAGGCCGCTTTTGGCTTGACTCCAAGCCAGTATAAAATAGTTAAAGGACTGAAACGAGAGAATCTGCGAGACCATATGAATGATTTGGAACTGATTTTCTCTATGTTAGGTGAAGCATCTACTACAGAAATAGCCCGAAGCAAAAATCATCAAGGATTTGGTGAGAACAAATATGCCGCCCGGCAAGGTGGTGCGGTGGCAGGTAAAGCCAGAAAAGACCTTGAGAGAAAAAGCGGTAAAAAAGTTGTCTCAAGGCAGAACTATCTGCACCAACCACAAAACAGGAAATTGTTAGATACTGGAAATGAATAA